The following proteins are co-located in the Flavobacteriales bacterium genome:
- a CDS encoding SDR family NAD(P)-dependent oxidoreductase, producing the protein MKVKDKVIAVTGAGSGIGRELTLELIKRGAKVAAIDLNEDGLNGTEGLLAENMRKRISLHVMNITDRDAVADLPNAIVEQFGHVDGIINNAGIIQPFVRINDLELAAIDRVMNVNFYGALYMCKTFLPHLLQRPTAHIVNISSMGGFLPVPGQSIYGASKAAVKLMTEGLYAELLNTNVKVTVVFPGATDTNIMKNSGLKTDMDTMSAKHSNKLTPLPASEAARIIIHGIEKDRPRVFVGNDSKLMDILYRLAPEFATRLISKQMQMLLE; encoded by the coding sequence TTGAAAGTTAAAGACAAGGTAATTGCCGTTACTGGTGCAGGAAGCGGAATAGGTCGCGAGTTGACACTTGAACTGATAAAAAGAGGTGCCAAGGTTGCAGCCATCGACCTGAATGAAGACGGATTGAATGGGACCGAGGGGCTTCTGGCCGAGAACATGCGTAAACGCATCTCTCTGCACGTAATGAACATTACCGACCGAGATGCGGTAGCGGATCTACCAAATGCGATCGTGGAACAGTTCGGTCACGTGGACGGCATCATCAACAATGCGGGGATCATTCAACCATTCGTGCGCATCAACGATCTGGAACTGGCAGCTATTGACCGTGTTATGAATGTGAATTTTTATGGGGCGTTGTACATGTGCAAGACCTTTCTTCCCCACTTGCTTCAACGCCCCACCGCTCATATCGTAAATATTTCAAGCATGGGCGGTTTCCTACCAGTTCCCGGACAAAGCATTTACGGAGCATCCAAAGCTGCCGTGAAATTGATGACAGAAGGATTGTATGCTGAACTTCTGAACACAAATGTGAAGGTAACGGTGGTCTTTCCAGGGGCCACGGACACCAACATCATGAAGAATTCTGGCCTAAAAACGGACATGGATACCATGAGCGCGAAGCATTCGAATAAATTGACACCGCTTCCAGCATCGGAGGCCGCCCGAATCATCATCCATGGAATTGAGAAGGACCGTCCTCGCGTATTTGTTGGCAATGATTCTAAACTGATGGATATTCTGTACCGACTGGCACCTGAATTTGCCACCAGATTGATCAGCAAGCAAATGCAGATGCTGCTCGAATAG
- a CDS encoding RidA family protein, translating into MKTTVHTDKAPAAIGPYSQAILVNGFLYTSGQIALHPETGELEMENIETETGRVMQNLKAVLAAVEMDFSHVVKTTIYLSDMAYYGQVNTVYATFFGEHPPAREAVQVAGLPKGVNVEISMVAYKQPN; encoded by the coding sequence ATGAAAACCACGGTACACACCGATAAAGCCCCAGCAGCCATCGGCCCTTACAGTCAGGCCATTCTGGTAAATGGGTTCCTCTACACTTCTGGGCAAATTGCTTTGCACCCGGAGACGGGCGAACTGGAAATGGAGAACATTGAAACGGAAACAGGCCGCGTGATGCAAAACCTGAAGGCGGTGTTGGCTGCGGTGGAGATGGATTTCTCGCATGTGGTGAAAACGACCATCTACCTTTCGGATATGGCATATTATGGACAGGTGAATACGGTTTATGCCACGTTCTTCGGTGAGCATCCGCCTGCACGGGAAGCGGTTCAGGTAGCGGGGCTGCCCAAAGGTGTGAATGTGGAGATCAGTATGGTGGCCTACAAGCAGCCAAATTAG